The Pocillopora verrucosa isolate sample1 chromosome 14, ASM3666991v2, whole genome shotgun sequence genome has a segment encoding these proteins:
- the LOC131769348 gene encoding uncharacterized protein, whose product MTCELQAKGRDCLGCKGDEITWRRDKPGKKNTCITCIDCPDGTEPSIPCGGTAKYGTHLHCEACRQGTYSDNYGKGPCKPCSLCSVGRTVTRNCSATKNAQCGSCKYGYYQKVVIMNLLFYCLPCSVCCGDGKDKVEKQCTDQGLPSQQHCKFRTAPSCQLLRTTSKITSSTPFLGANHTAKKGTSPKGQSEEASSVPSSRTPKLYARTTAITVKRHEKLAASQYGTSSASEGFHGNKSKGSFSDRSVDINNGNGIVVSPMYGIPVIFIAIIVIVLKRNKLASFFERTRCGPILRCRDAELGKQIESTPLNVVPLGVLVSLKDLKSLSLDTYTKVWKRLDKQPEGKTRGDFRDVAVRFLYLEEDIWELEKEFKSCGSGSPSRQLLEGLETRRPDLTVLEFIKVLREPNILRNDIVELLKDYIHR is encoded by the exons ATGACATGTGAG CTCCAAGCAAAAGGAAGAGATTGCTTGGGCTGTAAAGGTGATGAGATCACCTGGCGTAGGGATAAACCAGGAAAGAAAAACACGTGTATAACGTGTATCGATTGCCCGGACGGAACTGAGCCGTCGATTCCTTGCGGAGGGACCGCCAAATATGGAACACACTTACATTGTGAGGCATGCAGGCAAGGAACCTATTCGGACAATTATGGAAAAGGGCCCTGTAAGCCATGCTCTCTATGCTCCGTTGGACGTACAGTGACAAGGAACTGTTCTGCGACGAAGAACGCTCAGTGTGGCTCTTGTAAATACGGCTATTACCAGAAAGTTGTCATCATGAACCTGCTTTTCTATTGCCTTCCGTGTTCTGTCTGCTGTGGGGACGGTAAAGATAAGGTAGAGAAGCAGTGCACAGATCAAGGGCTTCCAAGTCAACAACATTGCAAATTCAGAACCGCGCCCAGCTGTCAACTGTTGCGGACAACTTCAAAGATCACATCGAGCACTCCATTTCTAGGAGCAAATCATACGGCAAAGAAAGGAACAAGCCCAAAGGGACAATCAGAGGAAGCTTCTTCAGTTCCTTCATCAAGAACACCGAAGCTGTATGCAAGAACCACTGCCATAACCGTAAAACGACATGAAAAGTTAGCTGCTTCCCAGTATGGAACGAGTTCAGCCTCAGAAGGATTCCACGGCAATAAATCAAAGGGATCTTTTTCCGATAGAAGTGTCGATATTAATAATGGCAATGGTATTGTCGTTTCTCCTATGTATGGGATTCCCGTTATTTTCATTGCAATAATTGTAATTGTTCTTAAGCGGAACAAGCTTGCAAGCTTCTTTGAAAGGACGAGGTGTGGTCCTATCCTGAGGTGTAGAGACGCTGAACTCGGTAAACAAATAGAGAGTACTCCGTTGAATGTTGTGCCATTAGGAG tTCTGGTTTCCTTAAAAGATTTGAAGTCCCTTTCACTTGACACATATACCAAAGTGTGGAAACGACTGGACAAACAGCCGGAGGGAAAGACCAGAGGTGACTTCAGAGATGTGGCTGTGCGGTTTTTGTATTTAGAAGAAGACATTTGGGAACTGGAGAAAGAATTTAAATCATGTGGCTCTGGAAGTCCTTCAAGACAGCTTTTAGAAGGTCTAGAAACTAGACGACCTGACCTTACTGTGTTGGAGTTTATCAAAGTTCTTCGGGAACCAAATATACTGAGGAACGATATCGTTGAACTTTTGAAAGATTACATTCATAGATAA